Proteins co-encoded in one Rudaeicoccus suwonensis genomic window:
- a CDS encoding SAM-dependent methyltransferase: MTLTIGQISDELFGTDVPFALSAYDGSTGGNPDAPYRINLDNERALRYLVSAPGELGLARGYLMGDISIEGIDPGDPYDFLHAFLYNFEVHRPTVKKLPELLKSLGINAFRPPPLPALETAPQWRRGLESLGARHSKKRDAEAIHHHYDVSNEFYELVLGESMAYTCACYPEESATLEQAQFHKHDLVCRKLDLKPGMRLLDIGCGWGGMVRHAVEHYGVTALGVTLSAEQASWAQQKIKEQGLDDRAEVRFMDYRDVVESDFDAVSSIGLTEHIGVKNYPDYFGRLYAKLRPGGRMLNHCITRPDTKAPALTRGGFINRYVFPDGEITGVGVIVSAMQDQGFEIRHAEDLREHYAKTCRAWCKNLSANWDEAVQDAGEQVAKVWGLYLAGSSVGFETNKIQLHQVLGEKVDDRGHGSYPLRPTFGV, encoded by the coding sequence ATGACGCTCACTATCGGACAAATCTCGGACGAACTCTTCGGCACCGATGTTCCTTTTGCGCTGAGCGCGTATGACGGCAGCACCGGTGGCAACCCGGATGCGCCATACCGGATCAATCTCGACAACGAACGGGCGCTGCGCTATCTCGTCAGCGCGCCCGGCGAGCTGGGGCTGGCTCGCGGATACCTGATGGGGGACATCTCGATTGAGGGCATCGACCCGGGTGACCCCTACGACTTCCTGCATGCCTTCCTCTACAACTTCGAGGTGCACCGGCCGACGGTGAAGAAGCTCCCCGAGCTGCTGAAATCGCTCGGTATCAACGCTTTTCGGCCGCCGCCGCTACCTGCGCTCGAAACGGCGCCGCAGTGGCGCCGTGGGCTCGAAAGCCTGGGCGCCCGGCACTCCAAGAAGCGAGACGCCGAGGCGATCCACCACCACTACGACGTGAGCAACGAGTTCTACGAGCTGGTGCTCGGCGAGTCGATGGCCTACACGTGCGCGTGCTATCCGGAGGAGTCGGCGACCCTGGAGCAGGCGCAGTTCCACAAGCACGACCTCGTGTGCCGCAAGCTCGATCTGAAGCCGGGCATGCGCCTGCTCGACATCGGTTGCGGGTGGGGCGGGATGGTGCGCCACGCGGTGGAGCACTACGGGGTGACAGCTCTGGGCGTGACGTTGTCGGCGGAGCAGGCGAGTTGGGCGCAGCAGAAGATCAAGGAGCAGGGTCTGGACGACCGCGCCGAGGTGCGCTTCATGGACTACCGCGACGTGGTCGAGAGCGACTTCGACGCCGTGAGCTCGATCGGTCTCACCGAGCACATCGGCGTCAAGAACTACCCGGACTATTTCGGCCGGCTGTACGCCAAGCTCCGGCCCGGCGGGCGCATGCTCAACCACTGCATCACCCGCCCCGACACCAAGGCGCCGGCTCTGACGCGCGGCGGTTTCATCAACCGTTACGTCTTCCCCGACGGCGAGATCACCGGCGTGGGCGTCATCGTCTCGGCGATGCAGGACCAGGGCTTCGAGATCCGGCACGCGGAGGATCTGCGCGAGCACTACGCCAAGACGTGCCGCGCCTGGTGTAAGAACCTGTCGGCGAACTGGGACGAAGCCGTGCAGGATGCCGGCGAGCAGGTCGCGAAGGTGTGGGGTCTGTATCTCGCCGGATCGTCGGTCGGCTTCGAAACCAACAAGATTCAGCTGCACCAGGTGCTCGGTGAGAAGGTCGACGACCGCGGTCACGGCAGCTATCCGCTGCGGCCGACCTTCGGCGTCTGA
- a CDS encoding NAD-dependent malic enzyme, producing MSAQPSVSNSITVRLELPGRATAVSELTGCVERAGGLVTALDITHSDNDRLRVDVTAAARDGDHADELVEAMRGVEGVEIHKVSDRTFLAHLGGKLKIESKVPIRNRDDLSMVYTPGVARVCLAIAENPEDARRLTIKRNTVAVVTDGTAVLGLGDIGPLAAMPVMEGKAALFKRFADIDAFPICLDTKDSDEIVRTVKAIAPVFAGINLEDISAPRCFEIERRLRDELDIPVFHDDQHGTAIVVLAALRNALRVVGKELKDVRIVQSGAGAAGTAIALLLLHAGATDVVLADINGVVRSDRSDIAGDPDSDLAKIAKHTNPRQVSGTLKDALRDADVFIGVSAPNILTGDDIATMADDAIVFALANPTPEVDPADAAKHAKVVATGRSDFANQINNVLVFPGVFRGLLDAAASKVTLDVMLAASRALSDVVKPEELNPAYIVPSVFQPDVSKVVAAAVAEAVKADQTENAHSGAAGADNAHLATDDDATAVADDQAGTRSGE from the coding sequence ATGAGTGCGCAGCCTTCCGTGTCCAACTCCATCACCGTCCGCCTCGAACTACCGGGTCGAGCAACTGCCGTCAGTGAGCTGACCGGCTGTGTAGAGCGAGCTGGTGGTCTGGTCACCGCACTCGACATCACCCACTCCGACAACGACCGCCTGCGCGTCGACGTCACCGCTGCCGCGCGCGACGGTGACCACGCCGACGAGCTCGTCGAGGCGATGCGCGGCGTCGAAGGCGTCGAGATCCACAAGGTCAGCGACCGCACGTTCCTGGCTCACCTCGGCGGAAAGCTGAAGATCGAGTCCAAGGTGCCGATCCGCAACCGCGACGACCTGTCGATGGTCTACACGCCCGGTGTCGCGCGGGTGTGCCTCGCCATCGCCGAGAACCCCGAGGACGCTCGCCGGTTGACCATCAAGCGCAACACCGTTGCGGTGGTCACCGATGGCACAGCGGTGCTCGGTCTCGGTGATATCGGCCCGCTCGCCGCGATGCCGGTGATGGAGGGCAAGGCGGCTTTGTTCAAGCGCTTCGCCGACATCGACGCCTTCCCGATCTGCTTGGACACCAAGGATTCCGACGAGATCGTGCGCACGGTCAAGGCGATCGCTCCGGTCTTCGCGGGCATCAACCTGGAGGACATCTCAGCGCCGCGATGCTTCGAGATCGAGCGACGGTTGCGCGACGAACTCGACATCCCCGTGTTCCACGACGACCAGCACGGGACGGCCATCGTCGTGCTGGCGGCGCTGCGCAACGCGTTGCGCGTTGTCGGCAAGGAATTGAAGGACGTGCGCATCGTGCAGTCCGGTGCCGGCGCCGCCGGCACGGCGATCGCGCTGCTGTTGTTGCACGCTGGGGCGACGGACGTCGTGCTCGCCGACATCAACGGTGTGGTGCGGTCCGACCGCTCCGACATCGCCGGCGACCCCGACTCAGATCTGGCGAAGATCGCCAAGCACACCAACCCGCGTCAGGTGTCAGGCACGCTCAAGGACGCGTTGCGCGACGCTGACGTCTTCATCGGAGTGTCGGCACCGAACATCCTGACCGGCGACGACATCGCCACGATGGCTGACGATGCGATCGTCTTCGCCCTGGCCAATCCGACCCCTGAGGTCGACCCCGCGGATGCCGCCAAGCACGCCAAGGTCGTCGCCACCGGTCGCAGCGACTTCGCCAACCAGATCAACAATGTGCTGGTCTTCCCGGGCGTCTTCCGGGGACTGCTCGATGCTGCCGCCAGCAAGGTGACCCTGGATGTGATGCTCGCTGCGTCTCGGGCGCTGTCGGACGTGGTGAAACCGGAAGAGCTGAACCCGGCATACATCGTGCCGAGCGTCTTTCAGCCGGACGTCTCCAAGGTCGTCGCCGCGGCGGTCGCCGAGGCGGTCAAGGCCGATCAGACCGAGAACGCCCACTCCGGAGCCGCCGGCGCGGACAATGCGCACCTGGCGACCGACGACGATGCCACTGCGGTGGCGGATGACCAGGCCGGAACTCGCTCGGGGGAGTGA
- a CDS encoding DEAD/DEAH box helicase codes for MTTQEVVGADAAAAYTTDDEIETTQADDNVDAPTFADLDLPASLVERLARDGITSPFPIQVATIPDALAGRDVLGRGRTGSGKTLAFGLPALTRLAAGGKARPNQPRAIVLVPTRELAMQVSDALQPLVHVIGLRHKLVAGGMPYEPQLSALERGVDLLIATPGRLIDLMERGAADLSRVEIAVLDEADHMAEMGFLEAITQILDEVPTDGQRLLFSATLDRGIDTVVEKYLTDPVEHATDDGTASVTTMAHHALLIEPRDKKVVTAQVANRPGRTVVFVRTKLGADRVAGELRDQGVLAASLHGGLNQGQRNKVLNAFKDGKVPVLVATDVAARGIHVDEVGVVLQVDPPADHKDYLHRAGRTARAGEKGTVVTLALPHQRRTMQRLLDDAGVGVQLQRAQPGDDVIRAAGGSTPEGRSISDDELQRILTPPRANRGGRSYGDRRGSRDGYRGGRGGGYNDRGGRGGYGGDRGGRGGFSRDGGGDRGGRGGYAGGRGGQGGGRRFDRD; via the coding sequence GTGACCACGCAGGAAGTCGTGGGCGCCGATGCAGCTGCGGCATACACCACGGACGACGAGATTGAGACCACGCAGGCGGACGACAACGTGGACGCGCCGACCTTCGCTGACCTCGACCTGCCGGCCTCGTTGGTGGAGCGGCTGGCCCGTGACGGCATCACCAGCCCGTTCCCGATCCAGGTCGCGACGATTCCCGACGCGCTCGCCGGTCGCGACGTGCTCGGCCGTGGACGCACCGGTTCCGGCAAGACGCTGGCGTTCGGACTCCCCGCGCTGACGCGACTCGCTGCCGGCGGCAAAGCCCGCCCGAACCAGCCCCGCGCCATCGTGCTCGTGCCGACCCGTGAACTCGCGATGCAGGTCAGCGACGCGTTGCAGCCGCTGGTGCACGTCATCGGCCTGCGTCACAAGCTGGTCGCCGGCGGCATGCCGTACGAGCCGCAGCTGTCCGCCCTCGAACGCGGCGTCGACCTGCTCATCGCGACACCGGGTCGGCTCATCGACCTGATGGAGCGCGGCGCAGCGGACCTGTCCCGTGTGGAGATTGCGGTGCTGGACGAGGCCGACCACATGGCGGAAATGGGCTTCCTGGAAGCGATTACGCAGATCCTCGACGAAGTGCCGACCGACGGTCAGCGGCTGCTGTTCTCGGCGACACTGGACCGTGGCATCGACACGGTGGTCGAGAAGTACCTCACCGACCCGGTGGAGCACGCAACCGACGACGGCACCGCGAGCGTCACCACCATGGCCCACCACGCGTTGCTGATCGAGCCGCGTGACAAGAAGGTCGTCACCGCTCAGGTCGCCAACCGGCCCGGTCGCACTGTCGTGTTCGTGCGCACCAAGCTCGGTGCCGACCGTGTCGCCGGTGAGCTGCGCGACCAGGGCGTGCTCGCGGCATCGCTGCACGGTGGCCTGAACCAGGGCCAGCGCAACAAGGTGCTCAATGCGTTCAAGGACGGCAAGGTGCCGGTTCTTGTTGCGACCGATGTCGCAGCACGCGGCATCCATGTCGACGAGGTCGGCGTCGTGCTGCAGGTGGACCCGCCGGCCGACCACAAGGACTACCTGCACCGTGCCGGCCGTACGGCGCGCGCGGGCGAGAAGGGCACTGTCGTGACCCTTGCCCTCCCGCACCAGCGCCGCACCATGCAGCGACTGCTGGACGACGCCGGTGTCGGTGTGCAGCTCCAGCGGGCGCAGCCGGGTGACGACGTCATCCGCGCCGCCGGTGGCAGCACGCCGGAGGGCCGGTCCATCTCCGACGACGAACTGCAGCGGATCCTGACGCCGCCGCGCGCCAACCGGGGCGGGCGCTCGTATGGCGATCGTCGCGGCTCACGCGATGGTTACCGAGGCGGACGCGGTGGCGGCTACAACGACCGCGGTGGTCGAGGTGGCTACGGCGGCGACCGTGGCGGTCGCGGCGGCTTCAGCCGTGACGGTGGTGGCGACCGTGGTGGCCGCGGCGGCTACGCCGGTGGTCGTGGCGGCCAGGGCGGCGGACGCCGCTTCGACCGCGACTGA
- a CDS encoding YqgE/AlgH family protein yields the protein MDDLTSKLLVSVPRERSLVDDQDVFDRSVVLVLHHDEEGAHGLILNRPLSADVDAVLPGWQEHVSAPDRLFQGGPVSLDTALGLASMPGDDDETLGVRRIFGGVCLVDLDAPPPVVVPMLAALRIYAGYAGWAAGQLEGEIEAGYWFVVDAEASDPFSDDPADLWQNVLLRQRSALAFAASFPDDPDQN from the coding sequence GTGGACGACCTCACCAGCAAGCTCCTCGTGTCGGTTCCGCGCGAGCGCTCGCTGGTCGACGACCAGGATGTCTTCGATCGCAGCGTCGTGCTGGTCCTGCACCACGACGAGGAGGGCGCGCACGGGCTGATCCTCAACCGTCCGCTGTCTGCGGACGTCGACGCAGTCCTGCCGGGTTGGCAGGAGCACGTGTCGGCCCCGGACCGCTTGTTCCAGGGTGGACCGGTCTCGCTCGACACCGCTCTCGGGCTGGCGTCGATGCCGGGTGATGATGACGAAACCCTTGGTGTGCGAAGGATTTTCGGCGGAGTCTGCTTGGTCGATCTCGACGCTCCGCCGCCGGTAGTCGTCCCGATGCTGGCCGCGCTCCGGATCTACGCCGGGTACGCCGGCTGGGCCGCGGGCCAGCTCGAAGGCGAGATCGAAGCCGGCTACTGGTTCGTCGTCGATGCCGAGGCGTCGGATCCGTTCAGCGACGATCCGGCAGACCTGTGGCAGAACGTGCTGCTGCGGCAACGCTCGGCCTTGGCGTTCGCCGCGAGCTTTCCCGACGACCCGGATCAGAACTGA
- a CDS encoding DUF3039 domain-containing protein has product MSTLDEPDRLSSPEASPSAPRTSTATIERPDVREQLQEPGDHERFAHYVRKEKIMESALSGEPVTALCGKVWVPGRDPQKFPVCPTCKEIYEGLRAPQDGGSDSK; this is encoded by the coding sequence ATGAGCACCCTGGACGAACCCGACCGCCTGTCATCTCCCGAGGCATCGCCCAGCGCTCCGCGCACGTCGACGGCGACCATCGAGCGCCCGGATGTCCGCGAGCAGTTGCAGGAGCCCGGTGACCATGAGCGCTTCGCGCACTACGTGCGCAAGGAGAAGATCATGGAGAGTGCGCTGTCCGGTGAACCCGTGACGGCACTGTGCGGCAAGGTCTGGGTGCCCGGTCGTGACCCGCAGAAGTTCCCGGTATGCCCGACCTGCAAAGAAATTTACGAGGGTTTACGCGCTCCGCAAGATGGCGGCAGCGACAGTAAGTAG
- a CDS encoding Fic family protein gives MKFVVFTLSRRRRNNSRSPTERLMFAGDWTTGDLLSLHEIRTVHYKAMTPVWNVSPHPNATPAETPGNWRHHDIQPFPEGMTPPPFPDINHRLTDWVDVVNELREKDETPFPERLARIHNEFEKIHPYLDGNGRTGRLLLNLLIVRLGYPPAIVFKNERTRYLNAMRKADKEEYGPLGELLARAITNNLYRFVVPAVAGPARLVPLASLVDPKEGITAAALRAAAERGRLRAQKSANGTWLSSKNWLADYESNKHKRLNR, from the coding sequence GTGAAGTTTGTCGTGTTCACATTAAGTCGCCGCCGACGCAACAACTCTCGCTCGCCGACCGAAAGGCTCATGTTCGCTGGAGACTGGACGACCGGCGACCTCTTGAGCCTCCACGAGATCAGGACTGTGCACTACAAAGCGATGACGCCAGTCTGGAACGTCTCACCCCACCCGAACGCAACACCTGCCGAAACACCAGGAAACTGGCGCCACCACGACATACAACCATTCCCAGAAGGCATGACTCCTCCACCGTTCCCCGACATCAACCATCGCCTGACCGATTGGGTCGACGTTGTGAACGAATTACGCGAAAAGGACGAGACTCCCTTCCCAGAGCGACTCGCGCGAATTCACAACGAGTTCGAGAAGATTCATCCGTATCTCGACGGCAACGGTCGCACCGGTCGCCTCCTGCTCAACCTTCTGATCGTCCGGCTCGGCTACCCGCCCGCCATTGTTTTCAAGAACGAACGCACGAGGTATCTGAACGCGATGCGTAAGGCAGACAAGGAAGAGTACGGCCCCCTCGGTGAGTTGCTCGCGCGCGCAATCACCAACAACCTCTACCGCTTCGTGGTCCCCGCTGTGGCGGGCCCGGCAAGGCTAGTCCCACTTGCCAGTCTCGTTGACCCAAAGGAAGGCATCACCGCCGCCGCCCTGCGTGCTGCGGCCGAACGAGGTCGCCTCCGTGCTCAAAAATCGGCCAATGGGACGTGGTTGAGTTCGAAGAATTGGCTAGCCGACTACGAGTCGAACAAGCACAAGCGTCTGAATAGGTGA
- a CDS encoding DEAD/DEAH box helicase → MSTSAASHLSPAFPGKAAWGTAGKLRAWQAAAMDTYFEAHPRDFLAVATPGAGKTTYALRLATELIGRGIIEQVTIVAPTEHLKTQWADAAARVGIHIDPRFTNAQEQHAADFDGVAVTYAGVASRPALHRARTSARPTLVILDEVHHGGDSKSWGDAMREAFEPATRRICLTGTPFRSDTSPIPFVRYDEGADGIRRSASDFTYGYAEALRDGVVRPVLFMAYGGAMRWRTSAGDEIAARLGEPLTKDATAAAWRTALDPQGAWIPAVLQAADKRLTEVRRHMPDAGGLVIASNQTAARSYARTLQAITGVKPTVVLSDDTGASSRIEEFASSEDRWMVAVRMVSEGVDVPRLAVGVFATSTSTALYFAQAIGRFVRARRRGETATVFLPSVPQILDLASTMEKQRDHALDRPEKQADSIWDEEEGLIADANKSEKALGPDDQKFQALESEAEFDHVLFDAQQFGLGAEVGSADEQEYLGLPGLLEPEQVTELLRARQDKQVRTGRRRPADDQPVAAHRALAAQRKELNSLVAAYATKSGKAHAIIHNELRVKCGGPTLDRASTDEVSERITMIRNWFVGRKR, encoded by the coding sequence ATGAGCACCTCCGCAGCGTCCCACCTGTCTCCTGCGTTTCCGGGGAAGGCCGCGTGGGGGACCGCCGGCAAGCTGCGCGCCTGGCAGGCGGCTGCGATGGACACCTACTTCGAGGCGCACCCCCGCGACTTCCTCGCTGTGGCGACGCCCGGTGCCGGCAAGACCACCTATGCACTGCGCCTTGCGACCGAACTCATCGGCCGCGGCATCATCGAGCAGGTCACGATCGTCGCTCCGACCGAGCACCTGAAGACGCAGTGGGCGGATGCGGCTGCGCGGGTCGGCATACACATCGATCCGCGGTTCACGAACGCGCAGGAGCAGCACGCGGCCGACTTCGACGGCGTGGCCGTCACGTATGCCGGGGTCGCCAGCCGCCCTGCGTTGCATCGGGCGCGCACCTCGGCACGACCCACCTTGGTAATCCTCGACGAGGTGCACCACGGTGGCGACTCCAAGTCGTGGGGCGATGCGATGCGCGAGGCCTTCGAACCTGCCACCCGCCGAATCTGCTTGACCGGCACCCCTTTTCGCTCCGACACCTCGCCTATTCCGTTCGTGCGTTACGACGAGGGTGCCGACGGCATACGGCGCTCGGCGAGCGACTTCACGTACGGCTACGCCGAGGCATTGCGCGACGGTGTCGTGCGCCCGGTGCTGTTCATGGCGTATGGCGGTGCCATGAGGTGGCGAACCTCCGCCGGTGACGAGATCGCGGCACGGCTCGGCGAACCGCTGACCAAGGACGCCACGGCTGCCGCTTGGCGCACCGCGCTGGACCCGCAGGGTGCGTGGATCCCGGCGGTCCTGCAGGCGGCGGACAAACGCCTCACGGAGGTGCGCCGGCACATGCCGGACGCCGGTGGTCTGGTGATCGCGTCCAATCAGACGGCCGCGCGGTCGTATGCACGCACGCTGCAGGCGATCACCGGCGTGAAACCGACGGTGGTGCTCTCGGACGACACCGGGGCGTCGTCGCGCATCGAGGAGTTCGCGTCATCCGAGGACCGGTGGATGGTCGCGGTGCGGATGGTGTCCGAGGGCGTCGACGTGCCGCGCCTGGCAGTCGGTGTCTTTGCCACCTCCACCTCGACCGCGCTCTATTTCGCGCAGGCGATCGGCCGATTCGTGCGGGCTCGGCGTCGCGGTGAGACGGCGACGGTCTTCCTGCCGAGCGTCCCCCAGATCCTCGATCTCGCCTCGACCATGGAGAAGCAGCGCGACCATGCGCTGGATCGCCCTGAGAAGCAAGCGGATTCGATCTGGGACGAGGAAGAGGGGCTGATCGCCGACGCCAACAAGTCGGAGAAGGCGCTCGGTCCCGACGATCAGAAGTTCCAGGCATTGGAGTCGGAGGCGGAGTTCGACCACGTGCTCTTCGACGCCCAGCAATTCGGGCTCGGCGCCGAGGTCGGCAGCGCTGACGAGCAGGAATACCTCGGTCTGCCCGGCTTGCTCGAACCCGAGCAGGTCACCGAATTGCTGCGCGCCCGCCAGGACAAGCAGGTGCGCACCGGTCGTCGTCGCCCCGCCGATGACCAGCCGGTGGCCGCGCACCGGGCGCTCGCCGCGCAACGCAAGGAGCTCAACTCGCTGGTCGCGGCCTACGCCACTAAGTCGGGCAAGGCACACGCGATCATTCACAACGAGTTGCGGGTCAAGTGCGGTGGGCCGACGCTGGACCGGGCATCGACCGACGAGGTGAGCGAGCGCATCACCATGATCCGGAACTGGTTCGTCGGCAGAAAGAGGTGA
- a CDS encoding Lrp/AsnC family transcriptional regulator, with product MSQSIDALDSRLLSLLAAQPQIGVLGASRELGVARGTVQARLDRLIERGVISTLAPTVSPAALGYPVMAFCSLEIQQRRGHEKVVDHLSAIPEVLEVHTITGDGDLFVRVVARDNTDLQRVIDQVVGNGMVLRTSTVIALAELVPHRTQPLVVAAGTQ from the coding sequence ATGTCGCAATCGATCGACGCCCTCGACTCCCGCCTGCTGTCCCTGCTGGCGGCACAGCCGCAGATCGGCGTGCTGGGCGCCTCGCGCGAACTAGGGGTGGCGCGCGGCACCGTGCAGGCGCGACTCGACCGGCTGATCGAGCGCGGTGTCATCAGCACACTGGCGCCGACCGTCTCGCCGGCCGCGCTCGGGTATCCGGTGATGGCCTTCTGTTCGTTGGAGATTCAGCAGCGCCGCGGCCACGAGAAGGTCGTCGATCACCTGTCGGCGATTCCGGAGGTGCTGGAGGTGCACACCATCACCGGTGACGGCGACCTGTTCGTTCGGGTCGTCGCGCGTGACAACACCGATCTGCAGCGCGTCATCGACCAGGTCGTCGGCAACGGGATGGTGCTGCGCACCTCGACCGTGATCGCCCTCGCCGAACTCGTGCCGCATCGCACCCAACCCTTGGTGGTCGCCGCCGGAACACAGTGA
- the hppD gene encoding 4-hydroxyphenylpyruvate dioxygenase, which yields MTTTLNLTPDELAAGQDLEQLKQLVGLVDYDIDKDPFPVTGWDAIVFVSGNATQSAQYYQSAWGMELVAYSGPETGNRDHKSFVLKSGSIRFVINGAVDPDSPLVEHHRKHGDGVIDIALEVPDVDKCIAQARKAGATIVREPEDITDEHGTIRIAAIATYGETRHTLIDRSRYDGPYLPGYVAQTSDFVKRNGQPKRLFQALDHIVGNVELGKMDDWVTFYNKVMGFVNMAEFIGDDIATDYSALMSKVVANGNHRVKFPLNEPAIAKRKSQIDEYLEFYRGPGAQHLAVATGDIVASVDALRANGVEFLDTPDSYYEDDELRERIGQVRVPVEELQKRGILVDRDEDGYLLQIFTKPLGDRPTVFFELIERHGSLGFGKGNFKALFEAIEREQDRRGNL from the coding sequence ATGACCACTACGTTGAACCTCACCCCGGACGAGCTCGCCGCGGGCCAGGACCTGGAGCAGCTCAAGCAGCTGGTCGGTCTGGTCGACTACGACATCGACAAGGACCCCTTCCCGGTGACCGGCTGGGACGCGATCGTCTTCGTGTCCGGCAATGCCACCCAGTCGGCGCAGTACTACCAGTCCGCCTGGGGCATGGAGCTGGTCGCGTACTCCGGTCCGGAGACCGGCAACCGTGACCACAAGTCGTTCGTGCTCAAGAGCGGTTCGATCCGGTTCGTCATCAATGGTGCGGTCGACCCGGACAGCCCGCTGGTCGAGCACCACCGCAAGCACGGTGACGGTGTCATCGACATCGCGCTCGAGGTGCCGGACGTCGACAAGTGCATCGCGCAGGCCCGCAAGGCAGGCGCCACAATCGTCCGCGAGCCCGAGGACATCACCGACGAGCACGGCACGATCCGCATCGCGGCGATCGCCACGTATGGCGAGACCCGCCACACGCTGATCGACCGCAGCCGGTACGACGGTCCCTACCTGCCCGGCTACGTCGCGCAGACCTCCGACTTCGTCAAGCGCAACGGCCAGCCCAAGCGGCTGTTCCAGGCGCTCGACCACATCGTCGGCAACGTCGAACTGGGCAAGATGGACGACTGGGTGACCTTCTACAACAAGGTCATGGGCTTTGTGAACATGGCCGAGTTCATCGGTGACGACATCGCCACCGACTACTCCGCCCTGATGAGCAAGGTCGTCGCCAACGGCAACCACCGGGTGAAGTTCCCGCTCAACGAGCCGGCGATCGCCAAGCGCAAGAGCCAGATCGACGAGTACCTCGAGTTCTACCGCGGCCCGGGTGCCCAGCACCTGGCCGTCGCGACCGGCGACATCGTCGCCAGCGTCGACGCGTTGCGCGCCAACGGTGTCGAGTTCCTCGACACCCCCGATTCCTACTATGAGGATGACGAGTTGCGCGAGCGCATCGGCCAGGTGCGCGTGCCGGTCGAGGAGCTGCAGAAGCGCGGCATCCTGGTCGACCGCGACGAGGACGGCTACCTGCTGCAGATCTTCACCAAGCCGCTGGGCGACCGCCCCACGGTCTTCTTCGAACTGATCGAGCGCCACGGCTCGCTCGGCTTCGGCAAGGGCAACTTCAAGGCCCTCTTCGAAGCGATCGAGCGCGAGCAGGACCGCCGCGGCAACCTCTGA
- a CDS encoding tryptophan-rich sensory protein — protein sequence MARVLVTGASGYIGGHLVAALLRDGQQVRVLTRHADGLRAEPWVGQVEVVEGDASAAADCRRALAGVEAAYYLLHSMDGGSDFVRRERDMASTFASAAEYSRVARIVYLGGLHPGGELSEHLGSRVEVGKVFLAGAVPAVVFQAGVVLGAGSASFDMLRHLTERLPAMVAPRWVQNRIQPIAIADVLHYLVGALRLPADVNRTFDIGCPEVLTYAQMMRRYAADVGLRRRYVVTVPVLTPRLAGLWIDLVTPISSGIARPLVGSLVHDAVCREDDVLEAIGPPPGGRTGFDEAIAAAAADIDPLRWSRTLGRTAAIVAASAVTGSVLTNPGSAWYTGLRKPAWQPPPVAFPLVWTSLYTSTAVATALASADLAEDGKRAASNSLERALAVNMALNTAWTAIFFRAHKPTLATVECAVLCLSTVDLARRAGVTGGGKAATIGAYAAWCAFAGTLSAGVARLNPGCN from the coding sequence ATGGCTCGGGTACTTGTCACAGGCGCATCGGGATACATCGGCGGGCACCTCGTCGCGGCGCTGCTGCGCGACGGTCAACAGGTGCGGGTGCTGACCCGCCACGCGGACGGTCTGCGCGCCGAGCCGTGGGTTGGCCAGGTCGAGGTCGTCGAAGGCGATGCGTCCGCCGCCGCAGATTGCCGTCGCGCGCTCGCGGGGGTGGAGGCGGCGTATTACCTGCTGCACTCGATGGATGGCGGTAGTGACTTCGTCCGTCGCGAGCGCGACATGGCGTCGACCTTCGCGTCGGCCGCGGAGTATTCACGTGTGGCCCGGATCGTCTACCTCGGTGGGCTTCATCCAGGCGGCGAATTGTCCGAACACCTCGGCTCACGTGTCGAGGTCGGCAAGGTCTTCCTCGCCGGAGCGGTGCCTGCTGTGGTCTTCCAGGCCGGTGTCGTGCTCGGAGCCGGCTCGGCGTCCTTCGACATGCTGCGCCATCTGACCGAGCGACTTCCGGCAATGGTGGCACCGCGATGGGTGCAGAACAGGATCCAGCCGATCGCGATCGCGGACGTGTTGCACTACCTGGTCGGTGCCCTGCGGTTGCCGGCCGACGTCAACCGCACCTTCGACATCGGTTGTCCCGAGGTGCTCACCTATGCGCAGATGATGCGCCGGTATGCCGCAGACGTCGGTCTGCGTCGCCGATACGTGGTGACGGTGCCGGTGCTGACGCCGCGACTGGCGGGACTGTGGATCGATCTGGTCACGCCGATCTCCTCGGGCATCGCCCGGCCGCTGGTCGGAAGTCTGGTGCACGACGCCGTATGCCGCGAGGACGACGTGCTCGAAGCGATCGGCCCGCCGCCGGGCGGCCGCACCGGCTTTGACGAGGCGATCGCGGCGGCAGCGGCGGACATCGACCCGCTGCGCTGGTCGCGCACGCTGGGGCGCACGGCCGCGATCGTGGCCGCTTCTGCGGTGACCGGTTCGGTGCTGACCAACCCCGGATCGGCGTGGTACACCGGACTGCGCAAGCCCGCCTGGCAGCCGCCGCCGGTGGCCTTCCCCCTGGTGTGGACATCGCTGTACACCTCGACGGCGGTCGCGACGGCCCTGGCCAGCGCGGACCTTGCCGAGGACGGCAAGCGTGCTGCAAGCAATTCGCTGGAGCGCGCGCTCGCGGTGAACATGGCGCTCAACACAGCGTGGACTGCCATCTTCTTCCGCGCGCACAAACCCACACTTGCCACGGTCGAATGCGCCGTGCTGTGCCTCAGCACGGTGGACCTGGCACGCCGGGCCGGGGTGACCGGTGGCGGCAAGGCTGCCACGATCGGCGCGTATGCCGCGTGGTGCGCGTTCGCGGGAACCCTGTCGGCCGGAGTGGCGCGGCTCAACCCCGGCTGTAACTAA